The DNA region GTGGCCGACTCGGCCGTCTCCCGCCTGGCGTTCCGCAGCCGCCTGACGGGTCTGGGCGAGCGCGACCGCGCACTGGTGTGGGGCAAGGCGATGGGTTTCACCGGTCGCGAGATCCAGCAGCTGTTCGACTTCGCGACGGTGACCGCCGTCGAACAGCGCTGGGCCGAACTGAGATACGACCACGGCTGGATGACCGGCCTCGACGCTGAGGAAGCGGCTGAATGAGCCAAGACCACGCCCCCGACCCGTTAGCCCGCATCGCCGAGCTACTCGAACGCTCGTCCCTCGACGAGCCCGCCCTGCACCGGCTCTACGCCCGCCTCCCACGCCGCACCACCGCGCCGCAGACCATCCCGGCCCCGCTCGTCTCCGCCGGTTTCGCGGCACGCCTCAACAAACTCTTCGACGCGATGCCCGCCCCCGGCGCCCGCCCGCACACCAACTCCGCGGTCGCCACCCAGCTCACCGCCTGGGGCCACCCGATCTCCAAGCCCTACATCAGCCAACTCCGCGAGGGCACCCGCCTCGACCCGTCCCGGGAAACGATCGCCGCGCTGGCCCGCTACTTCCGCGTCCGCCCCGACTACCTCACCGCAGGCGACCACCTCACCCCCCTGGGCCCCGACCACGACCTGCTCACCCGCCTGCAATTCGACCGCCTGCGCGACCTCTGCCTGCGCGCCCACGACCTGAGCGAGGAATCGCAAAACCTGCTCA from Nocardia tengchongensis includes:
- a CDS encoding transcriptional regulator — encoded protein: MPAPGARPHTNSAVATQLTAWGHPISKPYISQLREGTRLDPSRETIAALARYFRVRPDYLTAGDHLTPLGPDHDLLTRLQFDRLRDLCLRAHDLSEESQNLLTAMADRLRLSERLPAVGTGGVE